The genomic stretch CATTAATGTTTTATTCAATGCTCTTATTTTTGTACTCTACAAAATTCATTTATTgttatgttttatttatttattatcagAGGTGGCTATTGAATAACAAAATTAGTATTCACTAAATTATTGTGCGCCAATtggatgaatataattttttgtttttgacgaagatggatataaccgttaACTGATAAGAAATTCGTTACCCAGTGGGTATGATTATGGATAATCCCTGATGGTTATTTTGtggttatggatatggttaattaTCGTGGTTATGGGGATGGATATAGGATTTCCGTCCCCAAACCGAACCGTTGCCATCCTTAGCATCAGAGCAGGTTTTCCGTTGTGGAgttaaatggaaaaaaaaaatcgtgttGTTGATTCTATACTTCTTCAAATTTCAGTTCTCTTTGTCCGAGTCACCCAAAAGGTTACCTATAATTGGAAAGGTTTGCGAATCCACTTTCCAATAGAACAGACAGTGCCTCAATCAAAATTTTTCGCAGCAATTTGCTAGCAAATAGTGAAAGGTGTACGTTTTGTGCAAAATCTGCAAGGCGCGGTTTCTTTTTCAACGAAGAGATATACCAACCTTTTGTTTCAATGAATAATAATCAAGTATATGAAAACCACTCTAGTATGATATTTATGGGGGAATATCTGTTTTATTCACAAAGAATTGATTGGAATTTGCCTCCACTATATGAAGAGTATTCGGAGGATGGTGTTTTGATGATTCATATCCAAACAGGTGCTAACATTGAAGTGAATGGTGAAGAACATGCTTTGATAGATATTTCCAGCTTGGAAAGTTCAGAATACGAAGGATTTGGACTTTTTCAAGATGAGAAGATTGATAGTCCAATGTTAAGTTCATCAATAAGCTACGGGCATGTAAAATTGTGGTCACGGCCAAGTGATGAAGGAGCtgttcaaatttgctttttaATTCTCTAGCACATTGTGAAAGATCAAGTTTTGGGGACAGTACAACCGATGGCATATCGTTGGGAAGGTCGAAAACCTAAGTTCAAATCAAGATTAAAAAGATACAAACTCGAGGATGAGTTTTTTCGAGAAGAGTAGAATGATGCAGTGCATGGGGAACAAATATATTTAAGGCTTTAGTGATTTCTCATCTCTCAAAAACTTTGTGATCTTCTCTTTTGATTTAATTGCCTAGTAACTATCCTACTCTTAAATATTTAGTATACCAAAGCTTTGTAATTTTCCTATTTAAAGGGCTCCAAATGTATCTTTAAGGTAGTCAAttagtgaattaaaattaatccaagaagagagagagttttcTCATTCCTTAAAATCAAGTGTGAGACTTGGTCGTGtcgagaagaagaaaatgatgcagtgCATGGAGAACAAACACATTTAAGGCTTTCGTGGCTTCTCATCTCCCAAAACTTTTGTCACCTTCTTTTTTATGAGTTGCCTAGTAACTATCCTAATATTAAATATTTACTGTACCAATGCTTTGTAATCTCCCTATTTAAATGGCTCCAAATGTATCTTTAAGGTAGTCAAttttagtgaattaaaactaatcCAAGAAGAGAGTGAGTTTTCTCCTTTCTTAAAATTAAGTGTGAGACTTGGTCGTGTCGAGTGAATCCACGATTAGCGACGTGAGTGATTCTATTGCCCCTAGTCGAGTGATTCTGAGGTTCTATACCCGTAGAGACGTCGAGCGAATCCATTGCCGCTGGTTGAGTGATTCCTAGGTTACTACCCTTGTCTTGTCGAGACCCTTGGTCTTTTCTATGTCAAGTGGCATTAGAGCAGGTTTTTCGCTGCAGTTAAAGATCATGGCTATGATTATCAATCCGTTTCAAGATCACATCGTTAAAGAGATTAGTTTTGTCGATTGGAATTCTCCATCAATTTATGACAAATATGATGACCACGACGAGTGTACCGTTGATGTGGCTCATCAAGGAGTTTATCTGTTGCTAGGAGATGAAGGCTTTGTGGATTGGGGTTATCCACATAATATGAGTACAATGGCTGAAACATTTTACATGTAGCTTCATAAAGAGGAACTAAGGTGTACTTGCTTTGGACTAACATGGAAGTGGAGTTCAAAGGAATATTTTGTGTGACAGAACAACTTGACAGCTCTGGATTTGCTTTTGCTATTGTGGCTGTTtgtggaaaaaaattgaaaggtaTCCAAAAGATcgagtaaaaaaaattaaaggaaactCGAGACGAGTTTTTGTTGGAGAAGAGGAAAATGATGCAGTGCATGAAGAACAAATATATTTAAGGTTTTCGTGGCTTCTCATCTTCCAAAACCTTTGTGACCTTCTCTTTTAATTGAATTGCCTAGTAACTATCTTACTCTTAAATATTTAGTATATCAATGCTTTGTAATTTCCCTATTTAATGGGCTCCATATGTATCCTTAAAGTAGTGAAATTGGGGTTGTTTGTTTGACCTCCTTAGCTAGGATTGGACTAGTTAAGACTAATAACTCACATTTGGCATGACTATGGACTAAGTTAAATGGGACTAGCCCTGACTCGCATGGACTACCGGTCTTGTTAAGTCGTCCTAATTAAAAGCATGGGATTGCTAAGAACCTCAATACGCTGCTTCCCTCGCCGTCTCCTTCGAGTGAATTGGTGGGAGCGAACCGTTGTTCGTCAAAGCTATTGATCCGCCAATGAGCTTCCAGAACAagtctcctctctctctctctctctctctctctctcggatcGATATGGGAATTGGGGGATGAACTTGGTAATTAGAGCTGCTCATGAACTTGGTTAATTTGCCTTAAAAATTGATAATTATTTCTcttgaattgaagaagaaccATCTGGCTGTTCCGTTTTTCCATGTTGATGTTGTGCCCATTGGATGCAGTCAAGAAATTCTGATATTTCGAAGCTCATGCTGAAGCTCTGCCATGGTAGCTTGACAACTATGTCCTATTTCTGATGGGTGAGTGGGTCGGCGCACGGAAGGGTTGAAAAAGCACTGCCCAGATGAAGATTGAAGACAATGGAACAAATTGTCAAATTTCGGTTTTGTCAAGAGGATAAAACGGTGGTGTTCTACTGGATTtgatcttttattatttatttttttaattagtttttagtttttcttttgtaaagCAAGTTtggattaaaaatgaaaaaaaaaaaaaaaacgatttgAGTCATAAAATAGTTTAGTCCGACACTGTACCAAACACTTCATTATTCTTATCCTACTTAGTTCAAGCCAAGccaatccagcttagtccttaaGGCTAGTCCAATCCGAAATAGTTCATGGCAACAAATGCATCTTTAGTGAATTAAAGTTAATCTAAGAAGAGAGTgagttttcttctccttaaaaTCAAGTGTGAAACTTGGTCATGTCGAGTGAATCTACGATTAGCCACATGAGTGAATCAGTTGCCCCTGGTCGAGTGATTCACATGTTCTATCTTCGTAGAAACGTGAGTGATTTCATCCCCTTTGATTGAATGATTCACATGTTACTATCCCTTATCTTTCCGAGACCCTCGATCTTTTATGCATAATGGACCCCAGGTTGTAATTCCAAAATCGGCAAATTGGTCCAAAATCGTCATTCCAATTTGCCTGTCAATCACAATTAATTTGTTGTGCAAATTTTGTCGTGTACGTGTAAAATAGCCAACAAGTGTCCTTTTTATAtctaaaaaaattgtataatCCTACAGAGAATATTTATATTAGGCCTCGGCAATTGATATAAAAGGCACAACCTGTATGAACACATTCTTAGAGTCAATAATATCAGAGATTCTTAGGGGAAATAGATAGGTTGTAAAACAATGTCTTGGTTTCTTACAGTTATCTTTCTGGTAACTACTCTCACATTTCATACTCCTTCAGAGGCTAGCTATGAGGAGATCCAGCCTTCTGCAGTAATTGTTGGCACTGTCTACTGTGACACATGTTTTCAAGAGGATTTCTCAAATACCAGCCATTTCATTTCAGGTaaattcatctcaaattttcaacaagttcttcatcaattttatttttctattgtaACCCGTTCAATACTTTCCATACATCCTTCTCTTCCTCTATACACtcatgtttatattttaatCGTTAAATTTGAATAAATCTAAATGACTGAAAACCTAAATGGAGAAAATGTACAAATGGAGAAAATGTAAAATCTAAACGACTGAAAACCTTTATACAGGTTTTTCCTACGAGTCAACCATACAACTACGAAAAAATAATTATCACAAATCAACTGCAAAAAAAATCTCGCCTAAACTAACTCCTTGACGGTAGGATTCTGCTTTCAATCACGATTTCTTTCCAAAAGACAACAAAACGTTGGAAGATATGTCATCATAACTTGTCATTTTATTGTCAGTCAACAAAACTTCCTGACATGATATGGATGCATTATCCATCAATAATCTTGTGCGGGTTTTTGTGCAGGGGCTTCTATTGGTGTGGAATGCAAAGATGGGActtcaacaaaaccaagtttCAACGCACAAGTGAAAACAAACAGCCATGGACAATTCAAAGTCCATCTGCCCTTCTCAGTGAGCAAAGATGTCAAGAAAATTGAAGGATGCTCCGTGAAACTAATCCGCAGCAGTGAACCCTACTGTGCTGTGGCTTCATCGGCCACCTCATCTTCCCTACACCTCAAGGCAAGAAAGCAAGGGACCCACATATTCTCTGCTGGTTTCTTCACCTTCAAGCCTCTCAAGCAACCCAGCTTGTGCAACCAGAAACCCAACATTCAGAATTCCAAGAAATTAAATTCCCAGAAGTTCTCAGAGATGGCATTCCCATCCTCCTCTCAGGTGGACCCCAAAATGCCTGATCCCTCTCTCAACCAATCTGATCTCCTAGGTCTCCCAGGTCTCCCTGGACTCCCTGGACTCCCAGGTCTCCCAGGTCTCCCAGGTCTCCCAGGACTCCCAGGTCTCCCAGGCCTCCCAGGCCTCCCAGGACTTCCAGGGCTACCCCTTGCTGCTGAAAAAACTTCATCCAAGTCCTCCAACTCCAAATCTTCAAAGAATGGGCAACTAGGTGATAATAAAGAAGTAGCCCATCCAGATTCTCCACCAGCGGGTTCAGCACCATGATTCCCAACCTGCCACCTATCCAGGTTTCTGCAGGGTTCCTATCCTATTGGGCGTAACCCGTTTAAGTATAATAAGCCCATTTAGGTCTTCTGATTTGTGGTTTCCTGAACTTCTATGTATTTAGGtctcttccttctcttttgagaattatgtgaAATATTGAATGTTTAAGTTTTATCTTCTTTTCCCATTTCTCTCTACTTCtccctctttcttctctaacgAGAATGTGTCGTTCATAAACAACTTCGAGTACGGTAATATAATACGATTCAATTACTAGTTAAATACCATGATTATAttgttgaaactcaaaatttcagGATAAGAGAGCCGCATGGATTCATAgataaaaatatacatatacatacatatatataatattatatatatcaattatTATTGAATCTTACCCAAGGATGAAAAAGGGTACGGGTATTCTTTGGGGGGAGAGGAAAAACTGAAGTGGGTCGGCCATGCTTTTATTATGTGGGCCACTTAGAGAAAACCTGCAAAAAATGAACCGTTTCATCAGAAGGAGGCAAATAGTTATATGGAACGACGACGTCCCTGAATTAGGTCATTTTCTTCGAGTGCGACGACCCGTATCACATACCTTTTCTATTTCGATCGAGTTTGATCGACTTCAACTTCTGTTTCGACAGAGTAGCAGGGTAATGatttcaggaaaaaaaatttagggttagggttttggagaATAATTTTGTgactagggtttagggttttggattgTTTTCACAAAAGCATTCTCCACTGGTGAAATAAATCACCATAATAATAGTAGTAGGCTATGATTTTAACTTAATCACTACCCAATTGTAAAATTTTATGCTTATTTCCGCAAATACTATTAACAATTTAACAtggagttttaattttttatgaaatttttgtaGTTGGTTGGGTTTGTATGATGAATATTAGTGTTCTGAGACACTTGTTAGTCCAACTTCAAGCAAATTTGCAATCGGCAAGTCCATTCTCTCTAGCTGCGACCTCTTCCTTGCAAAGGAAGGAATCTTAACGGAGTCTTCAACATTTCCCCAAAAGCTATGAATAAACACTTTAATGAGGACGGTCCAATTAAGCCCACTAACTTTGACCTTATTGTTTTCGGAACGAGCCTTCCTGGATCAGTGACAGCCGCCGCAGCTTCTACTGCCGGAAAAATTGTTCTTCACGTACCTTGACACTAACCACTTTTATGGTGACCACTGCGCCTTTCTTCCCATTGATGATTTGATTGTCTTCCTAAATTCTCATGCTTCCTAACCCTCTGCCATTACTACCACCAATTTCACCTCTACAAGTACAAGCCATGATGATTGCATTGCCTTACCCCTCACCTGCCAGTTGTTGTACGCCGATACAAAGACCATTACATATGCCCCTCAAGTCCTTGCACATCATAATATAAGCAAAACTCGGTCAAATAATATAAACTTGAACTCCATTTTGAGCATTGTGAGATAAGGGAATGTGCCAGAAACTATTATGTTAAATTCATTCTACATGTTAAACCATTCAAATATGTGatgtttattaattaataagcATTTTAGGAATATCTCTGGCTATGTTTTTAGATTAACATGCACTTAGCAAGAGAAAATTGTCATGGAGAAACGGTTGCCCAAACTTAAGGCTGCAATTTGGAGTGCTTGGAAGATTGTAACTATGTTAGGGGATTGGTGAGTGACCATCATACACGAAGTTGGTCTGCATTTTTTAGTTGTATATAGTAGTTGTATAGACAGTCCATTTTCTACATTAGTAGTacaaattctttttgttttcatctTGTTTTTCCTCTCTTTAATTATCTGAACTGCAATACGTTTCTGCAGGTTGATGAATGGTGGGACTCCCACCCGTCATAACTGTTGCCCATCCCTAGGTAGGAGCAACCAGCAGCAACTGCTGTTGACTGGTTCTGAGTCAAATGTTGCTGCCTGGCATAATCATGTGAAGCAGTTCCTTGAATTTTATGATCAGGAGCACTTGTGAATATTATTCGAGTACTCAGCAAACAAGATTTTCTGGGGATCTAATTGGTTTTCCTGTTGGCAGTCCCACATTGTTAGGGAAAGTGAACAAGGGTGGCTTTAAATATGATTGccctactctaactaataccgaaggcattttgtggtaaaactccacacctgacggattgagcATGTGCTAAAGTTGGGAATAATATCGATGTCATTAGAGTGGGGCCCTCGGGCTCGTCGATCTAAAAAATTCTAACATGGTTCAGAGCCCATGGTTACGAGCCCGTGCAAGCCAAAACCTTGTCACCAGGAATGTGAACTTGGAAACAAGCTTAGACTCTTAACATAGAGCCTGCCTCTGAGTTCTTAAGAGGCACTTCCtgaaaagattgaaaacaaCATTGGGGTCATTAGAGTGGGGTTCTCTGGGTTCGTCGATCTAAAAAATTCCAACATTTCCTAGATCAAATTTGCCACTTCTACAAAGCCCTTGTTTCATTCATTCTCGCATCGCTAAAAACACCTTCAAAGGCTTGGTAGAAACTCAAGCTCGACTTTATGCTTCGAAGGTGAATTCATATCTCTTGCTGGTCGGGCCACTTTTGTTCAGTCTGTCACCTCTGCTGTCCAGTATATGCTTTGCAGACAATATTACCAATTACCATTACATATAACCCTAAGTGTCAAAGATTTTACTAAGGCAAGAGAAGTTTGACAAAAGTTGGAAAGTATAACCAACAGTCAGACCACATGATTTTCATGATTGGCTTCATTTTAATCTCACCACTAAATCACTCATGTTGGGGGGCTTAGAGTAGAGGTTAGTATTTTCCGTTGCTTGTTGGTTTATTTGGTATTGGcgaaataaatttattttcgaGCAGGATTTTGCAATGTTTGATGAGCTTACTGTCGCTATTTGTGCATATTTTCATGAATGGTTGGCCTTCTAATACTCACAAGATTGATAAACGCCGTAAGATTGAATTTTTGCTCCACTGGGAAGCTCtgcattcaaaattaatttaaacttaATGTTGATGGTTGTAAGAAGGAAATTAATAATCCTTACATAACTAATCGGCAGCCGTGCGTGAGGCAATACGTGTATGGAATCATATACTGAGGATGTCGTCACTTCTATGTTACGATTTGAGGAGAAAAAGGCGGAGTAGGGAAGCCGGGCGGGAGGAACAGCTCCTGATCTTGGCCAGGAGGCAGGCGGTAGCCTGGCAGACCAGATATTAGTGTTAATTATCTAGAGAGCACTCTCTAACATTTGCATCCTCCatcgttttcttcttcttcagatcaaagtttcaatcatttttttattttttaaatacctTTTACTTTAACAATATTTGGTTGTCTTTTAATTAGCTCGTGTGCTTCTGTTGAAGGGCGTGTTTGAGGAAAAAGGGAGCGTACTTGAACCAGCAGGAGCTGTAGCAAAAGCAACATTTATGAAAAAACTTTATGAACTCTTTGTAGCGAAACGACGCAGTTTGACTcgtttcatttaaaatttttgtttcctCAAGTGCAACGCGACGTCGTTTGGCCaaggtttaaaaataaaaataaataaaataaaataacaaaaaataaataaaatggagCAACGTGCTGTTAGTAGTCCCACATCAATAGGGGTAAAGAAAAACAATGACTTTAAATAGGATTaacccactctaactaataccgtgACAATTTGTcgtaaaaccccacacctgacggattggaTAGGTGGTAAAGTTGGGGACAGTATTGGTGTTGTTAGAGTGGAACACCCTCTAGGCCCGtcgatttaaaaaatttcaacatggtatcagagcccacgGTTACGGGCTCGTGCAAGCCAAGGGCTTGTCACCAGGAAGTGTGGGCTTGGAAACAAGCTTGGACTCTTAACATAGAGCCATTTTTTGAGTTCTTAAGAGTCACTTCCTGATAAAACAAGTTTGGACTCCATTGGAGTTGATCTTTCAATTTCAATTGCCAATGTGTGGATCTCCAcgtgtgaaccactaaatgggGTTACACATGAGGGGGTGTGTTAgcagtcccacatcggtgggggTAAAGAAAAGCAATGACTTTAAATaggattaccccactctaactaataccgaggccttttgtggtaaaacccaCACCTGATGGATTAGGCAGGTGGTAAAGCTGGGAACAGTATCAGTGTCGAGTGAGGCCCTGGGCTTGTCGATCTAAAAAATTTTCAACACGCCCCACTGGACCATTGCAAAAAACCAAAACGCAGCACTGTTGCACCAGAGCAAAGGGGTGAAAACCTAGATTTTGGGAACGAACTCTTGTGACCAGAGGTGCGAGCACACGCACCAGAGCAATAGCACCAGAGCAAAAGGGTGAAAACCTGGATTTTGGGAACGAACTCCTGCGACCAGAGGTGCAAGCACACCTCTTTGCGCCTCTGTAGCTTCGCTGATGCACATCTCGATATTATTTATGAGGAGTTCATGATAATTACTTTAAAGTGTAATAACAGTCATCTTTTTTGTTCTGTTAGGTCCGGTACATCCTACAATCTTAAAATATGCATAAATTCACTCATAGAATGAGAAAATGCTTATGTCATTGTCAAGTTTGACACCATTTGAAAATTGGTGAGACATGAAAAAGTCCTTGATCCTCACTCCCCCGCCCGTGATGAGAAGACATGTCTTTTGTGAATGGCAGGGAATTGGACAAAACCATCCCTTCTTCTTTATAAAagcatcccttttttttttttggttaagtaAAAGCATCCCATTTTTTAACTTCAACATGCATTCCCACTTCATTCCGCTGACTATTTCGAACACAAAACATCAATACAAGTAAACAGTCAACACTCTTATTATATTAGTAAAATGAAAActtctttcttttattcaatAATTATTATGAGTTTTGTATATTGATCAACCTGTAAGTAGATACAAACACTAATAATGCAATCagttagaaaaaaaaagttcagttttttttttcaagtttctcaACTAACGGGGACCCAAGTATTCCCTTTGGCATTCTTACACCAACAAAGAAACAACAACGAAACACACAGGAACACAAAAATTAGGGACCTCTCTTTTTATCTACTTGCCCACCATCACAAATATTACCTGTTTTTTTCTTGTATGGTTTGGTGGTAGGGAACAAAACCTAGCTACATTCACTTCTGATTTGCAGTTGACTGGTTTTTCCATGAGTGTAATACTGAAGCTCGATGGACCCCAGGCTATATAAGATTCGAAAATAgtcattccttatttgtctGTCAATCACAAACAATTTGAGGAGTTAATTTTGCGTACATGTAAAGTGTGTATAATCCTACAGAGaatatttacattagttatAAGGCCTCAGCATTTGATATAACTAAAAGACAACCTGTATCAACTCATTCTTCGACTCAAGAATATCAGAGCTTCTTAGAGGGGAATAGATGGGCTCTAAAACCATGTCTTGGTTTTTTACAGTTATCTTTCTTGTTACTGCTCTTACATTTCATACTCCTTCAGAGGCTAGCCATGAGAAGAACGATCCTTCTGCAGTTGTTGTAGGCACTGTCTACTGTGACACATGTTTCCAAGAGGATTTCTCACATACCAGCCATTTCATTTCAGGTaaattcatctcaaattttcaacaagttcttcatcaattttatttttatattgtaGTCCGGCTATAAAACAGACGTTCGTTTAATGATTTCTGTAGACCTCCTCCATAAACAAAGATCCGTTCAATGATTTCCATACACCTTCTCCTCCACACACTTATGTTTATTTTGTAATCTCtaaattcaaatgaatcaaagaaaatcaaaataacGAAAAAAACAAGCgtacaaaatgaaaaaaaataagaaagtaaaattcaagaaaatgaCTGAAAACCTTTATACAAGTATTTCCTATATATGAGTCAAATTGACACGCCCCGATTCTGATATTCGGCAAACAcaaggataggcacgtgctgacCGACATCCGAGGGTGACGAAAACCATTTATTGAATGCAAATGCTGAGAATAAGGaataaataagacttataaatttaaatataatgaatatgcatttaaggaacgtgttcaaagcatacaactaactagaataccaaaaagaaataatataaaattgaatgaataagaggatgggtcctacaccgagaggactcgaagatgctgaTGTGGAACTGTCTTGACGctgggattgtatgcctcgattctaagtcctgaagggggtgcaaaacaaacatgagtggacaaAGTTGATATAGATAtaataaaatagttatcaacatactaaacCCCAAGTTTTATGGAAACACATATAGcatgataaataaaatagattttccgaaacctagcatgcagtgcaatgtctcaaaacatatctcgtatatatcgtaatcactagtgaatgtccaatatCCTTCCAGGTCCCATGCCAGCTCCCCATCTCTTTGCCAATTGCCAGAGGAAAATCACCCCTAGGCCCCGTGCCAGTTCCCCATCCCTGTGCTAATTGCCATAGGAAAAGCCCTTGAGACCCTATGCCAACACCGTAACCATCACCTGAGACGGAATCTATCCCTCGCCCCATAGCGGAAtagggaccactaggtaagtacaaaaccattgaacatacaTTTATTTGAAaggcaacttcatagtataaagttatccatcatctatactataaagaggtgttctaaacctGTTCTAAATAATATATCGTCATCCATTAGATATATGTTATCTCAAAGTGTTTCATAGAACATTATtgttaaatcatgcttttccatgtatgcatttctactattaaaaaaaacattttagaAGGGATCCACTCACCGTACACCATTGGTGCAAAGCCGTACCAAAAAGGAATAACGGAATCGCCGctattaattgcacctaagcacataaagggtacatttagtcaaactttACTCAAACGaattaatttgggaaaacgTACGTCAAAAACAAGTTCAGGACGTCGAATTACcctgttagatcccacatcgcccaggggagagGATTCTATATGCCTAATATGTACAtacccacctccatatagcatgaggcctttttagatctcactggcttcggagttcattggaactccgaagttaagtgagttcgcgcgagagcaatcctagg from Pyrus communis chromosome 7, drPyrComm1.1, whole genome shotgun sequence encodes the following:
- the LOC137738878 gene encoding uncharacterized protein; the protein is MSWFLTVIFLVTTLTFHTPSEASYEEIQPSAVIVGTVYCDTCFQEDFSNTSHFISGASIGVECKDGTSTKPSFNAQVKTNSHGQFKVHLPFSVSKDVKKIEGCSVKLIRSSEPYCAVASSATSSSLHLKARKQGTHIFSAGFFTFKPLKQPSLCNQKPNIQNSKKLNSQKFSEMAFPSSSQVDPKMPDPSLNQSDLLGLPGLPGLPGLPGLPGLPGLPGLPGLPGLPGLPGLPGLPLAAEKTSSKSSNSKSSKNGQLGDNKEVAHPDSPPAGSAP